DNA sequence from the Spirochaetota bacterium genome:
GCAACCCACTGAAGAGGGCGCGGGGCCAGTCGGCAAGTTTTTGGCAAAAAATGGCGAGGGATTGCATCACATATCGCTCAAGGTATCGGATTATAAAGAGGCCAAGGGTGATTTCGAAGGGAAGGGCTTTAGCATCATGGGTGAGATGGCGGATGTGATGGCATTCATTCACCCCAAAACCTGTAAAGGTATTTTAGTCGAGTTTACCCAAATATAATCTGCAA
Encoded proteins:
- a CDS encoding VOC family protein, with the translated sequence MIEGLAHIGVAVNDIDEGIRFFQEKFGAELDTSSAKDGKMNFGLHLSAMVKVGSLVFELLQPTEEGAGPVGKFLAKNGEGLHHISLKVSDYKEAKGDFEGKGFSIMGEMADVMAFIHPKTCKGILVEFTQI